Genomic DNA from Candidatus Koribacter versatilis Ellin345:
CGCACCGAAATGCGGGCCGCTTGATGGTAAGCAAGGTTAGGTTTACGGCAAGGTTCCGGCCATGAAAATGGTTCCGTTATCGCGTCCGCGAGGACGGACGAGGAAGACGACGTCAGCACCGCTCTTGAGGCTGCCCTGAATGCGGCGGAAATCGTCTTCGTTGGTGACGGGCTGTTTGTTGATCTCGAGGATCACGTCGCCGCGGCCAAGGCCGACAGACTCCGCAAAGCTGTCCTGCTTCACGTTGCTGACCACAACGCCCTTGGTGTTGGGCAGCTTCAACTGCTGCGCCATCTCAGGCGTAATGTTCTGCACGGTCGCACCGAACTTGCTGGGCTGGGGCTGGCCTTCGCCGCCTTCACCCTGCTCTTCGCCACCGCCGCCAAGACGCGCGGCGTAGAGCTTGGAGCGATCCGCGATCGTGACGCTTGCAGACTGTTCCTTGCCGTTGCGAACGAAGCCGACCTTCGCGGTCGAGCCCGGCTTGCGCGCAGAGATGTCAGCGACGAGTTCATCGCCATTCTTTACGGGCTTGCCATCCACAGAAACGATGGTGTCGCCCGTCTGGATGCCGGCCTTTTGTGCCGGTCCATTGGGAGTGACGTTGGCTACCGTAACGCCCGTGGTGACGCCGTAAACACGCGCTACCGCGGGATTCGCTACCGCGTTGAATTCCACGCCGATGGAGCCGCGCGAGACCTTGTGATCGGGCGCGATGAGCTGGTTATAAACCTGTATGACCGTGTTGGAGGGTAGCGCAAAGCCAACACCCTGGTAGCCGCCGCCGGTGGTGAAGATCGCGGTGTTGATGCCGATGACCTCACCGGCCATGTCCACGAGCGGACCGCCGGAGTTGCCGGGGTTGATGGCGGCGTCGGTCTGGATGAACTGCTGGAACTGGCGCTGCGGGACGATGTTGCGGCCCTTGGCGGAGACGATTCCGGCAGTCATGGTCGAGTTAAGACCGAAGGGGCTGCCGAGGGCAAGAACCCAGTCACCGACCTGTACGCCCTCGGAGTTGCCGAGCTTCGCGTAAGGAAGATCGTGCTTCACGTTGATCTTGATGACGGCGAGATCGGTTTCCTTGTCCACGCCGATGACCGTAGCGTCGTAGCTGACGGTCTCAGGGTCGCCCATGAGGTTGACCTTGATCTTGTCGGCTTTATCAACCACGTGATCGTTGGTGATGATGTAGCCCTTCGGGTCAATGATGATGCCGGAGCCAAGGGCGCGCTGACGGAGGTCCTGCTGGGGCATTTGCCCGCCGCCACCCTGGCCACCGAAGAAGCGATCGAAGAAGTCCTGGAAGGGGCTGTCCTGCCCGCCGCCCGGGCCTTGGTCCTGATCGTCCTGATTATCCTCGTCGTCATCGGGAGGCGTTTGCTGGCCGCGTCGTCCCTTGATGGAAGGGTGCTTCATGGTGGACTCGGTGTTGATGTTGACCACCGCCGGTTCGAGCTGTTTCGCAATCTGCGCGAACTGGTTGGAAAGCTGCTTGGGCTCAGGGATCTGCAGCGGAGTTGCGTCCGAGCTGCTGACCTGTTTTTCGTTGCCCTTCACAGTCGAAGAGATCACGGTTCCGATCAGAATGCCGAGCGAGAGAGTGGCCAGGATCACAAGAACAGAAGCGAACCGATTGGCTCTCAGGCGCTGCCAGGAACCGCTGGTGGGCGGTGTCATAAGTCGTCCTCCGGCAAATAATGCCAAACGAAAATTATACCTATTGCGAAGAAGTTCGCCCCAGAGCACGAAGGCGCAGGGGACGAGCACCGCTGTTGCACAGACTCGCGTTGTTGTCGTTCATCGGAAAGACGCTGCGAAATTGGGAAGCGGGAACTCTGTACAAAGCGGCTGCTCTTAATCCTTTAGTTAGACGCACTCCCTGGCGGTTTGGTAACAGAAAGTTGGGGATGCGAGGTACGGGTGACCATTCTTTACCCTATGAGACCCTGATCTCCTCCGAGGGGTGGTCTTGGCTGCCCAACAATTCCGAGAGAACCACGCCAACGAGGATCAACACAGCCCCAAGCGAGGAGCGAGAGTTGAGGCGTTCGTGGAGGATGACGAACGAAGTGGCCCAAGCAAAAACCGGCTCCAAGAGAAAAATTAACGCGGTATTCGTCGCCGGCATGAACTGCTGCGCCCAGGCTTGCACCGTGAATGCTGCCGCGGTGCCGAGAAGGCCAGTGACAAGGATCGCCCAGATGACGGTGGAACTCCATGTCACGTGGGCGTGTTCGGCGATGGGAACCGTCGCAAACATCAGGACGGCGGCACCGGCGACTTGCAGGAAGGCGATCGGTTCGAAGCCGTGACGTTCGCTAGCGCGTCCGACGAGGATGATTTGAAATGCGAAACAGACGGCGCAACCCATGCTGAGCAGATCGCCGAGATTCATTTCAGTTAAAGAGAAGCCACGGCTCGTGCCGGCTGGAACGGTGAGGAGGAAGAGACCGACGCAGGCGATCAGGACGCCGAAAATGGTCCACTTGCTGACGTGTTTGCGCCATCCGAAGTGGAGGATCAGCGGCACGAGGACGACGGACATGCCAGTGAGAAGCGCGGACTTCGAGGGCGTGGTCAACTTTAAGCCAGAGGTCTGGAATTCATAGCCGAAGTACATCATGAGCGCGACGAGCATACCGTCGATGAACTCGGCGCGATTCATCTTGCGCAAAGCTTTCCAGTAGACGAGGCCGAGGGCGAGGCCGGCGAGCGTCATGCGGACTGCGTTGAAGAGCAGCGGTGTGACGTCGGCGAGCGCGGCCTTGATCAGAACGAAGGTCGAGCCCCAAACGAAGGTGACGGCGATCAGAAGGATGTGGGCTTTGAGGGAGCGCGACAATTCGAACTAGTCCTTGACGATAGTTTCCTGAGAGGCGATCAGAACCCAGCTATTGTCGCGGCTCTGCCATAGATCTGTCACGCGAGTTCGCAGGACCGTAATGAGGGCAGATTTCCGGAGCTATCCCTTTTGTCGTCGAGATAGAAAGAGCCAGTAAGCGATCACGGTGAACGCGACCGCGTAGATCCCCGACACCCAGAGAGGATCGAGTGCGGGAGGAACACTGCGTTTTCTTGCGTCGTGCTCGAGGTACACGAGAATGGTGAGGGAATGGGGAATGAGGAACACCCAACGCGAAGACAGTGCCGCCAATGCCGCGACCCAGGCCATGAATCCGACGCCGACCGAGACGAGAAAGTTCTTGAACCGCAGGCTAAGGAGATACTGAACCGCCACGATGGGAAGACAAGCGAGGAAATATCGCAGTGTGCCAGCGGCGAAAGTAGTTGCGGGAAGGCGCGATTGCGGAAGCGGAACTCCGGGCAACAACAGACAAGGGCCGACTCCGGAGACGTAGATCCCAAGGTCGAAGAGTACGAGGAACTCCAGCACGAGGAGAACGATCACGGCCAACTTGGAGGAGAAGATCGTCAGCGGATGAAGCGGGAGCGTGAGTACCTGTTTCCATGAGTTGTTGCGGAATTCAATCTGGGTGACGAGAGCCGTGATGAGGATCGCAGCCATGGGCAGAAAGAACACTGCCATGGATTCCCAGGAACTCGCCCAGAGTGACTCCCAGAAGCCGGCGGCGGCGCTGAGCTTGAGTAATTGTTGTCGATGAAACAGCCGTGAGGCGAAGACAATCGCTGGCGTGAAGAGAGCGCCGATCACGATCAACACAGAGCTGAGGCTACGTTTGCGCTTGAGCCATTCGCAGGAAAACGAAATGAAGAAGTCGGCGGCCATCATGAGTGGGACACCATTTCCATGAAGATGTTTTCGAGATCGTCGCCGGAGGGAGTGAGGCCGTAAACGTCGATCCCCTGCTGCACGAGCAGACGATTGATGCGCGCCAGATTCTCGGGCGAAACCGACGGCACGCAAATGCGACCGTCGGCGAAGTGGGCGTCGGGATGATGCGGATGAATCACCTTCAACGCCTGGAGATTGTCGCTTGTGCAAACGGTGGCGGTGCCAGTTGCGAGGGCAGTCTCGCGGAGCTCCGCCAAAGTTCCCTGGAACATCAGTCGGCCGCGATGAATGACACCGACGTGGGTAGCGATCTTCTCGATCTCGCCGAGCAGATGACTTGAGATGAGGATGGTGACGCCGTCTTCGCGGTTGAGTTTCTTGAGCAACTCGCGGATTTCAATAATGCCGCTGGGGTCGAGGCCATTCGTGGGTTCGTCGAGGATGAGAAGGGAAGGGCGATGAAGAAGCGCGATGGCGATGCTGAGCCGCTGCTTCATGCCGAGAGAATATTGCCCAGCTTTCTTGTGACGCGCGGAGAAGAGCCCGAGGGGGGAGAGCACTTCATCGATACGTGTTGCGGGAGCGCGGTGAATTCGCTGCATGATTTGCAGGTTCTCGACCGCGGTGAGGTGCTCATACAGAGACGGCGTCTCGATCAATGAGCCAACGTGCTTGAGGACCTCGATGCGATGAGAATCCAAGTCTCTCTGCAAGATTGAGATCGTGCCCTGCTGTTTTTGGAGCAGTCCAAGGACGAGACGGAGCGTCGTGGTTTTACCGGCGCCGTTTGGTCCTAGAAATCCGTAGATGCTGCCCTCTGCGACCTTGAGATTGACGTCGGTGAGAACAGGAGCCTCATGTCCGGCATAACGGTGGGTGAGGTCTTGGGTCGAGAGGCAAAGGGTTGGCGTTACGTCAGCAGGCATTGGAAAGATGTTTCAAACTTGAGGCTAGAGTTAAAATATCTAGACATAAAATTTAAGTAAAGCTTAAAATTCGGGAACAATGGGGGATATCCGAAAAAGCAGCGAGCGGCTACGGAGATTGGTGACTGTCCTCTTCGTAGGGCTGGCGAGCCTAATTGTTTTGGAACGATTTGGGTGGGTCGCCGTGCCGATTGTGAGGCACACCCTCAGCCGCAGTGCTTGGGTACATTTGGCAGACGAGGTGGTTGGGGCGTGCCCGGAAGTACTTTTCCTGCTCTCGTTGTGGGGGGTCCGTGCGGCGCTGCAGCGGCTTGCACAGGGAGACCTTTACGGCGCCGTCATGGTGCGGATGCTAAAGCGCGTGGGTGCGATGGTGGCAGCCGGATCGTTCCTGAAGGTGTTTGTGGAACCGGCAGCGCATCGGTGGCTTGGGTACGCTCCGGGATACTGGATCGCCTATGACGTCTCAGGAGTGGTGCTCGGCGTGGTGGGACTGGCGCTGATTATCGTAGCGAGAGTGCTTGAGAATGCCGCAGAGTTGAAAGCGGAGTTGGACGGGATTTTCTAATGCCGATCCGCACGACCCTCGACGAGATATTGGCAAAGAAAAACATGACTGCCCGAAGCCTGGCGGAGGCAATCGGAGTCAGTGAAACGCATCTGTCGTTGTTCCGGTCGGGGAAGGTGCGCGGGATCCGGTTCTCGACCCTGGCAAAAATGTGCAAGGTGCTGAATTGCCAGCCAGGAGATCTCGTTGCTTACGTGGAAGGCGATGACGTGGAAGATCTATCTGGCGAGCTTTGATGTGCGATACGCACTCGCGTCGCGAGCCAACAGAAAAGCGAAACTCGGGCTGTCAGTCCGGGGGTTAATGTTGCCAGTAGGTAGCAGCCTGCGAAACGTCTTTATTTTAACGCCTATAGTGGGACACTTCCCATCGCGGGACGACGTTGCTTATTCCACTTCGTACACCGTTTTTCCGCCAACCACAGTGCGCAGAACTTGCGTGCCGAGGATGTCGTGCGGGCGGATGTCGGTGATGTCGCGATCGAGGACGACGAAGTCGGCGTACATGCCGGGGGCGATCCTGCCTTTTAGGCTTTCTTCGAATTGCGCGTAGGCAGCGCCTTCGGTGTAGGCGGCGATGGCTTCATCGATGGTGATCTTCTGGACCGGGAAGAACTCGCGGTTCATGGCTTCGTTCTGGCGGGTGACGGCGGCGTAAAGGCCGCGGAACGGCGTGATTGGTTCGACGGGGTAGTCGGTGCCGAAGGCAAGGGGGACGCCGGCGTCGAGGAAATCGCGCCACGCATAGGAGTAGCGAGCACGCGCGGTGCCTAGGCGGTCAAGCGCCCAATTCATATCAGTGAGTAGGTGGTTGGGCTGCATGGAGGCGATGACGCCGAGTTCCTTGTAACGCTGGAACTGGTCGGACGAGAGCACCTGCGAATGCTCGATGCGGAAGCGCAGATCGTGGAGATCGCGGCCGTTCTGGTTGTGGTCACGAAGGTAGCGCTGGGCTTCGGCGAAGGCGTCGAGGGCCATCTGCACACCCTCGTCACCGATGGCGTGGAAGCCGAGTTGGTAGCCGGCGGCAATGCGTTCATCCGCGAGTTTGTTCAGGGTCTCCTGATCGAACTGTGGCAGACCCTTGTTGGTTGGGTCGTCTTCGTAGGGACGCTGCAAAGCTGCGGTGCGCGAGCCGAGCGAGCCATCCATGAAGCCCTTGAGCATGGTGGTATGCAGCATGGGATCGCTGCCGGGATGATGCGAGCGGTGTTGGTCGAGCGTGTTCAGCTCTGCGGTGAAGGGGAGCCATTCGGCGATGCGTGCCGTGAGCTTGCCTTCGCTCTCGAGTTCTTCGTAAACGAGGAAGTCTTCCCACGGCGAGTTATCTTGCAGCGAGGTGATGCCGTGTTGGGCGGCGTCTTCGAGCGCGAGTTCGATGCCCTTGCGACGCTGCGTCGGCGTAGGTGGCGGGATGATGCTGCTAATCAGGCCCTTTGCGCCTTCGCGGAAGATTCCGGTTGGTTCGCCTTTTGCGTCATGATCGATGGCGCCGCCGGCGGGAGCGGTAGTGCTCTTGTCAACTTTTGCGGCGGTGATTGCGGCGGAGTTGGCGACGGCGATGTGACCGTCGGCACGATCGAAGAAGGCAGGATGTCCAGCGGTGACGGCGTCGAGATCCTTGCGGGTGGGCAGTTTGTTTTCCGTCCACTTGGTCTGGTCCCAACCGCCGCCGAGAATCCACTCGCCGGGGGCGGCGGACTTCACGCGTTCGGCGATGCGCTGCTTCATCTCGTCGAGAGATTTAGTGCCGGCGAGTTCAACGTTGAGCATTTCGCGGCCGCCGTCGCCGAGATGGACGTGAGCGTCGTTGAAGCCGGGCATGACGAACTGGCCTTTGAGGTCGACCAGGGTGGTCTTTTTGCCCTTGTAGATCCAGATTTCTTTGTCGGTGCCGATGGCGAGGAACTTGCCGTCTTTCACCGCGAAGGCACGGGGACGCGGTGCGGGCGATGATGGCTTTGCGGTGTTCTCGTCGTGAGTAGATTGAGTTTCCGCGGCCGCTTTCGAGGGAGCGACGTAAACGTTCGCGTTGTAATAGATCGCGTCCGCTTCTTGCGGGGCAGATTTATTTTCCTTCTTATCGGCAGCCATGAGAGCAGTCGCGGTGAGGAGCACCGCCAGGAGTTCACGTTTCATGAGGGTCTGTTTTTACTCGTCGATGCCGGTGAGAGCCAGCGTCAGAAGCAGGATACGCTTCAAGCCTACTTCGCGTCCGTAGGGATCGAACCACTCGTGAAGAGTGTGGGCGCCGGCTCCGGTTCCACCTGCGCCGAGTGCGATCGCCTCGCGTCCTTGTGAGAGCGGGATGTTGGCGTCCGTGGAGGCGCGCTGGATGCGTGAGGTAATGCTGAGATGCGCGTCTACGGCGCGGACCATGGCCAGCATGGGCGAATCGCTTTTGAGTTCGCCGGCAGGACGATCACCGATGGTGCGGATTTCGATTTCCACGTCGCGGGTCTTTGCGGAGTCCGCGGCGCGGCGCAGAGCTTCTTCCAATCTTTCGATTTCGGCGACTGCTACCGACCGCAAGTCCACGCGCATGCAGGCCATCTCCGGGATGGAGTTGACGGAAGTGCCGCCCTGGATCACGCCGATGTTGTAGGTAGTTTTCGGTTTCGAGGGAAGGGAAGTGGCACTGAATTCCTGGATGATCTTGGAAAGTATGACGATCGGGTTGGGTGCTCCGAAATCGCTCCAGGAATGGCCGCCAGGGCCATTAACGCGGACTTCATAGCGACGACTGCCAAGACCTTCCGCGATGATCGAATCGGTTCCTGCACCGTCGAGGATGATGGAGAACTCGATAGCGTCCTTCCAGCGCGTGTCGTCGAAAATATGGCGGACGCCGCGGAGATTGCCTTCGCCTTCCTCCCCAACATTGCCGATAAAAAGGATTGGCGCTGAGGGGCGAATGCGGCCGTCTTTGATGGCGCCAGCGATGGCAAGCATGGCTACTACGCCGGCGGCGTTGTCCGAAATGCCGGGACCAACCATGCGGTCACGATCACGTTTGATATCGAGTTTGGTCTCGGCAGGGAAAACGGTGTCAAGGTGCGCGCTGATCGAGACGTAGCCGGCAGAGGTGTTGGCGCCGGGCAGGATGGCAAGAACGTTACCGACGGCGTCGGTATGAATGTCTTTCAATCCCAGCTCGCGGAAGCGGAACTGTAGCCAGTCTGCACGGGCGGCCTCACCAAACGGAGGAGCGGGAATTTTTGCGAGCTCAATCTGGCGTTCCTGAAGCTGAAATTCCTTGCGGTGAAGCCAGTCGAAGGCGTCGTGCACCACCTGTAATTGGGCAAGGCGAACGACGCGCTGCTGGGCGGAACGCGCCCATTGGGTCTCGCTTAACCGACCGCGCTTGCTTGTGGCCTCTACCCGAAGTGGTTCGACTGCCGACATAAGCTCCGATAGTACAACAACCTAGGGACGCCCGGCGGGCGCGCAGGGTAATCAGAATTGACACGGTTTGTCGTGCAACAAACTTCGTGCAACTCTCTTCTAAGTTCCCGGTGACAGACTTATGAAACCGGACGACTACAGGACGATGGACAAAATGGGGAAAAAGAACAGCGTTTCCCAGGACCGGCAGGACTGGATTTCCAAGTACCTGGAGTTAGCTGACCGTATCATTCAAGTGCACATGCCGCAACTACCAAAGCCACGAAAACGTCGCGGAACTACAGCTTAGGCCTAGTCAAAATTTTAGTTGAGTTTAACGCACCCTTAATGCGCTTGGCAGGCGAGTGGCCGAACATCATATCGGCGAAGCCGTGGATCTGCTCCCGATACATCCCTTTATAGCCGTACCACCAGGGTTTTTTCATCACAACGCGATCTACGTCGACGTAGCGCACCCGCACCATTTCCTGCATTCCTAACAACCCGTGAGTGCGGCCGATACCGCTGGCTTTGAATCCGCCGTGCGGCGCTTCGCAGATTCCGAATCCGGAGATGGCATCGTTCACCATGACGGTGCCGGCTTCGATTTTCCCGGCAACGGCTTCGCCGCGAGAGCGACTATTCGTCCAGACACTGGCCGCGAGACCGAATTCCGATTCATTGGCCATCGAGATGGCTTGTTCGTCGGTGTCGAAGGGGATGACGGGAAGCAGCGGGCCGAATGTTTCTTCACGCATCAGCTTCATGTCTGGAGTGACGTTGGTGAGGACAGTGGGAGCGTAGAAGTTTGGGCCGAGTTGCGTAAGGCGTTCTCCACCCGTCAGGACCTTCGCACCTTTATCGAGGGCGTCGGCGACCTGACTCTCCACGATCCGCAACTGGCGAGTGTCGATCATTGGTCCGACGTCGGTGTCGCGATCGAAGCCGTCGCCGACCTTGAGCGCTTGGGCCTTCTTCACACACATGTTGACGAATTTTTCGAAGACCGAGCGCTGCACGTAGCAGCGTTCGACAGACAAGCAAGTCTGTCCGGCATTCATGAAGGCGCCCCAGACGGCGCCGCTGCTGGCAACGTCGAGGTCGGCATCGTCGAAGACGATGAAGGGATCTTTACCGCCAAGCTCGAGGACACACGGTAGAAGTTTTTGCGCAGCGGCAACGCTCACGCGACGGCCGGTGGCGACACTTCCGGTGAAGATAATTTTGTCGATCTTGGAGTCGATGAGCGCAGCACCGACTGGTCCTTCACCGAGGACAACCTGCATGATTTCTTTCGGAACGCCGGCTTCGTGGAGCAATGATTGCAACTTCAAAGCACATGCCGGTGTGAGTTCCGACGGCTTCAGAACCACGGCATTCCCAAGAACGAGCGCGGCGAGCGTTTCGGTGGAAGGAATAGAAAATGGATAGTTCCACGGGGAAATAATTCCAATCACGCCGTGCGGTTCGTGGTGGAGCGTTCCGCGCTTGGTCTTCATCGCGGGATTGGAGTGCGGAACAGGCTGGGGTTGCAAAATCTCGGCAGCGTGGCGGGCGACGAATTCGGCAGCATCCTGCACGACGAGTATCTCGGCGCCCATCGCTTCAGGAATCGGTTTGCCGGCTTCGCGCGTGATTAACTCCGCGACTTCGCCTGCCTGTTGATTCAGTAGCTTTCGGAAGCGCCGGATGATGGCGACGCGTTTCTGAACGCCGAGCGCGGCCCAGGCTGGCTGTGCGCGTCGTGCGATGTCAACGGCTTCGTGGACTTCGTCGACGCTGGTGCAGGAATAGGTGCCGACGGTTTCACCCGTGGCGGGATTGGTGCTGATTAATACCGGAGCAGCGATCTTGGTATCGGTAGCCATGGCGGCCTCCCGGCATCCGGGAACTCCAAATCCCTGTTGCCCTTTGCTGATCAGTTGGACGGCTTGTGTGTGCCGTCAGTATTCCACATTCACGAGATAAAGTCCGCTGGCGGGGGCTGCAGGGCCGGCAGCGCTGCGTGACTTTTCCCGCAAAATCTTAGCCATCGATTCCGCAGGATGCTGCCACTTGCCGAAATCCACGAACGTTCCCACAAGATTGCGGACCATGTGGTGAAGAAATCCGTTGCCACGCACTTCGAAGATAAGTTCGTGGCCTTCCGTGCGCCAGACAGCGTCGTAGATGGTGCGCACGTTGCTTGGCCCATCCTCGTCTTCGGCGTCGCGTATTCGCTGCGCCCGGTCAGGATCGCTTGCCGCAAAGGAGGTGAAGTCGTGTTCGCCTTGGATGAACGCGGTCGCACTCTGCATTACAGATTCGTCGAGCCGCCACGGGTAATGCCACACATAATGCGCCAGAAAGGGTGAGCAGATTGCGGCGCGGTAGATGCGGTAACGATAGGTTTTCCCTTTTGCGGAATGACGTGCGTGAAAGTCCGGCGCAGCTTCTCCGACGGTTAGTGCTCGGATCGATGGCGGAAGCTTGTCATTGAGCGCGATGTGCAGCCCATCCGCCGGGATTGGCGTTTGCAACGCGACGCTCGCTACCTGTCCCAGGGCGTGGACACCAGCGTCGGTGCGGCCTGAGCCTTGCGGTAACGTCTGCTCTCCTGTGATGCGCTCGATGGTTTCGGCGAGCGTGCCTTGAATGGTCGGTTTGCCGGGCTGGATTTGCCAGCCGTGAAACTCGTGGCCATCGTAGGCGAGCGTGATTTTGAAGTTCCGCGGCATGCCAAATTAGAGGAGTTGCGAGGCGCGAATTAACTGCTGTCACCGCCTTAGCAACTCCGTTCGTATAGTATTAACACTTGCGTTCCAGTGACTTAAAACCTTCTTCGCGGAAGCCCCAAAGTTAATTCTTGTGAAGAATTTTGAACCTTGGCATAGCCGCTCACGTATCTAAATGCGGAAGCCAGAACTGCACTTGTAAGTCTTTCATTTATTGGAGAAATGCGAATGTCCGTTTCGCGCACGGTTGTGATCACGGCCAGAACTGTTATTTTTTCCATGATGTTGGGGATGGTCGCCCCTGCATTCGCGCAGAACCAGGCCCCCGCGCCGACGCCGAACCTTCCGGACGCTCCGAAGGCGGCTTCCGCCTCCGCGCCGGTGAATGGCGGTGTGATGAGCGTGGACTACAGCAAGCCGAAGACCTACTGGTTCAACCCGGTCGGTACTTACTCGGAGCGCAAAGTTCCAGCGCCGAATTTCGCAAACACCGCGCGGGTTGACTCGGTGATGCGCGACGGCAAAATCTATCTCTCGATGAGCGACGCCCTTGCGCTCGCGCTCGAGAACAACCTCGATATCGCGATTGCGCGCTATAACCTTCCTATCGCCGACACGGATATCCTCTCGACCAAGGCTGGTTCGGCGGCACGCGGCGTGAACGCCGGCGTGGTGCAGAATACGCCCGGTGGCGGCGTGGGTGGAATTGGGGCCAGCAGCACGGGTGGCGGCGCCGGCGGCACGACGGCCGGAGCAGGCGGCGTGGGTACTGGTATAGGTGGCATCGTCGCCAGCACGACAGGCGCGGGCTCCACGGTGGGCAACTACGATCCGTTTATCACTGGCAATGTTCAGGGTGAACACACGCGTGCCGTAGTGACGACTAGTTACATCCCGGTACCGTTCATCGTGCAGAACAACACGACGTACAACTTTAACTATGCGCAGTCGTGGTACACCGGTACGTCGGCGAACATTGGCTGGCAGAACACTCGCCAGGCCGGTGGATTGAACGTGCTGGATCCCTACCTCAATAGCACCTTCCGCTTCACGCTGACGCAGCACTTGCTGCAAGGCTTCGGACTTGGGCCGAATATGCGATTCATTCGCATCGCCCAGAACGATAAGAAAATCACCGACAGCGCGTTCCGGCAGCAGGTCCGTGAGACGGTTTCGCAGATCCAGAACATCTACTGGGACCTGGTTGCGGCCTACGAAGACGTAAAAGTGAAGCAGCGCGCTCTTGAATTTGCGCAGCGCACCTTCTCCGACAATCAGAAGCAGGTGCAGATTGGCACCCTGGCTCCGATTGAAGTGGTGCACGCACAGAGCACGGTGTCGACCGCGCAGCAGGACCTGATCGTTTCGCAGACGAGCCTTCAGCTGCAGCAGTTGCTGATGAAGAATGCGATCACCCGTAACATGGGCGATCCGATTCTCGCGGCGGCGGAAGTGATTCCAACCGACACGATGCAGGTGGATGCCAACGAGGTCGACGCTTCGGTGGACGAGTTGATCAAGACGGCGCAGGAACACAGCCCGGAAATCGAGCAGGCGCAGATTGACTTGAAGAACCGCGAAATCACCATGAAGTCGACGAAGAACGCGCTGCTGCCCTCGTTGGACGCCTACGGGTTCTACGGGGCGGCTGGTAACGCTGGAGAGCCAATCCCCGGAGCGGGCAGCACGATTAACCCGTCCGGCTACGGCGATGCTCTTGGTCACCTCGTGGACAGCTCCTCGCCGGACAAAGGTCTCGGTGTGACTCTTACTATCCCGATCCGCAACCGCGCGGCGCAGGCCACGCAGGTTCGGTCGCAGCTGGAATTCCGCCAAGCGCAGATGCGTTTGCAGCAGCTGTTTAACCAGGTAAACATCCAGGTGCGCAACGCGGCGTTTGCGGTGCAACAGGACCGCGCCCGCGTGAAGGCCGCGCAGGCCAGCCGCGAATATGCGTTGCAGAGCCTTGAGGCCGAGCAGAAGAAGTACGCTCTCGGTGCGTCCACGAGCACGCTGGTACTGCAGAACCAGAGCGGGTTCGAAAACGCCGAGAACTTACTGGTTTCGGCGCTCACCGCCTATGAGAAGCACAAGGTCGAACTGGATCGTGTGACATCGCAGACGCTGGACAAGAACCGAATCGAACTGGCCGACAGCACCAAGGGCGTGGTAAACACCGCGCCGCAAGTGCCGGGGGTGATCAAGATCACCTCGGACGTCAACAACCCGGCGAACGAGCCACAGCACCCAGCGCCGCCGC
This window encodes:
- a CDS encoding Do family serine endopeptidase, with amino-acid sequence MTPPTSGSWQRLRANRFASVLVILATLSLGILIGTVISSTVKGNEKQVSSSDATPLQIPEPKQLSNQFAQIAKQLEPAVVNINTESTMKHPSIKGRRGQQTPPDDDEDNQDDQDQGPGGGQDSPFQDFFDRFFGGQGGGGQMPQQDLRQRALGSGIIIDPKGYIITNDHVVDKADKIKVNLMGDPETVSYDATVIGVDKETDLAVIKINVKHDLPYAKLGNSEGVQVGDWVLALGSPFGLNSTMTAGIVSAKGRNIVPQRQFQQFIQTDAAINPGNSGGPLVDMAGEVIGINTAIFTTGGGYQGVGFALPSNTVIQVYNQLIAPDHKVSRGSIGVEFNAVANPAVARVYGVTTGVTVANVTPNGPAQKAGIQTGDTIVSVDGKPVKNGDELVADISARKPGSTAKVGFVRNGKEQSASVTIADRSKLYAARLGGGGEEQGEGGEGQPQPSKFGATVQNITPEMAQQLKLPNTKGVVVSNVKQDSFAESVGLGRGDVILEINKQPVTNEDDFRRIQGSLKSGADVVFLVRPRGRDNGTIFMAGTLP
- a CDS encoding ABC transporter ATP-binding protein, yielding MPADVTPTLCLSTQDLTHRYAGHEAPVLTDVNLKVAEGSIYGFLGPNGAGKTTTLRLVLGLLQKQQGTISILQRDLDSHRIEVLKHVGSLIETPSLYEHLTAVENLQIMQRIHRAPATRIDEVLSPLGLFSARHKKAGQYSLGMKQRLSIAIALLHRPSLLILDEPTNGLDPSGIIEIRELLKKLNREDGVTILISSHLLGEIEKIATHVGVIHRGRLMFQGTLAELRETALATGTATVCTSDNLQALKVIHPHHPDAHFADGRICVPSVSPENLARINRLLVQQGIDVYGLTPSGDDLENIFMEMVSHS
- a CDS encoding DMT family transporter, translating into MSRSLKAHILLIAVTFVWGSTFVLIKAALADVTPLLFNAVRMTLAGLALGLVYWKALRKMNRAEFIDGMLVALMMYFGYEFQTSGLKLTTPSKSALLTGMSVVLVPLILHFGWRKHVSKWTIFGVLIACVGLFLLTVPAGTSRGFSLTEMNLGDLLSMGCAVCFAFQIILVGRASERHGFEPIAFLQVAGAAVLMFATVPIAEHAHVTWSSTVIWAILVTGLLGTAAAFTVQAWAQQFMPATNTALIFLLEPVFAWATSFVILHERLNSRSSLGAVLILVGVVLSELLGSQDHPSEEIRVS
- a CDS encoding DUF2975 domain-containing protein codes for the protein MTVLFVGLASLIVLERFGWVAVPIVRHTLSRSAWVHLADEVVGACPEVLFLLSLWGVRAALQRLAQGDLYGAVMVRMLKRVGAMVAAGSFLKVFVEPAAHRWLGYAPGYWIAYDVSGVVLGVVGLALIIVARVLENAAELKAELDGIF
- a CDS encoding helix-turn-helix domain-containing protein — protein: MPIRTTLDEILAKKNMTARSLAEAIGVSETHLSLFRSGKVRGIRFSTLAKMCKVLNCQPGDLVAYVEGDDVEDLSGEL
- a CDS encoding ABC transporter permease — translated: MMAADFFISFSCEWLKRKRSLSSVLIVIGALFTPAIVFASRLFHRQQLLKLSAAAGFWESLWASSWESMAVFFLPMAAILITALVTQIEFRNNSWKQVLTLPLHPLTIFSSKLAVIVLLVLEFLVLFDLGIYVSGVGPCLLLPGVPLPQSRLPATTFAAGTLRYFLACLPIVAVQYLLSLRFKNFLVSVGVGFMAWVAALAALSSRWVFLIPHSLTILVYLEHDARKRSVPPALDPLWVSGIYAVAFTVIAYWLFLSRRQKG